The genome window TGATTTCTTTGGCCATCGTATGTCATTGTACTTCGGAGGACCATCATTTCTATACAACCTCCCTTTAACAGCGCCACCTGGTGacaatacgtaatatatatagcCTTATAAGAGTGCCTTTGggattacttattatattgggctctgtgcaagcccgccaAGGTCGGCACCGCTCACTGATCACACATTCACTTACCAAGAGCAAAGTATCCATACAACAAGATACATAAATGTCTTATCTTCCTACTGGAgtcgatgttaggaatggttactCGAAGTCGGCGATGAGTTTTCCCATCACGAGCcaacaaattgttaataaaataaaagctaacGTAACCTAAACCAGATTCTCTTTATTCCAGTACTGTtccagatataataaaaatacgtcacgtcatattttatattaactttgtatGTTATTTCTAAAGTTATACAGACGCACACAGAGCTCGTTTTATCGAAATAGAGTTTTTGTTATATTCGATTACCTGATCCTCTTCGCACATATTTTTGAAGGCGTTGATTTTCTTCGCCATTTTGATTAGCCTCCTTATTGCTATCGCCGTGAGGTTCACTATTGTTATCAGCCTCGGGTCGTGTTTTCCGTCGCCATCCTGTTAAAtagataaatctatataaaactcCTAATCCAGTATgttggtataaatataaaattttatttatttatttattgcacccaaacttaaaactaaaaattacaatattgctacACAAAGTTATATATTGACACAGTATGTCattaattcattgttattataaaacagtgaaaaaaagtaactactgagcttatTGCCTGTCCTCGGTAGGATcgactttccgaaccggtgatggTTCTACCTTTATTAAATACTGTAAGATGAcgatcaaaagtgcttttatgatcctacttgaataaagaataattagatttttgtttggtcgtcaggttttaggcttaaaaagtatatatccttccttggagtttaagaTTGCTTCATATTAAACGGTCGTCGTGGTTTACTGTTTACTGGCGACAGTCAGTCACGCAGAGCCCGTTCGGCGCTTCCGTGTGAGGTGTACGCACCTTCAGCTCGGCGGTGGCCGAGTCCCCGATGAGCTGCGAGATGTCGTCGTCGATGGGCGCATTCAACGCCTTGTTGGCCACGATCAGCTCATTCAACTTTGCTCTTTCCACCTATTATTATAGAGATCATTTTGTGTTACTTCCGACGTATAttctaacattatttattttaataaattatatttatttgttgtacaATTATTATGCTACCGTACGAtttgtaattatagttttatctattatatttaattcagccacatgtgtattccaccaaccggcgttgaagcagcgtggtggaatatgttccaaaccttctcctccatgggagaggaggccttagcccggcagtgggaaatttacaggctgctaatgtaatgaaaTATGCGTTTGAATCCGCAAACgcgtaatcataaaaaaaaaatgttctttgaAATGAATCAAACTATATTCTATCGTACATATCAGCTCATCGAACGTGAGCCagaataaatagaaattaaattggCACTGATATCATgttatatatctaattattttatcagcAAAGTTGATAAAATACTATGACGGAGTAACCTCCACAATACTTATTTATCTTTGGACATACAAGATAATGGGATATTAGCGatatagtaacatattttaCCTGATACAATTTCTAGAAAGAATAACATTAATGATGAAAATTGTACGAATAACGATATacgaacataattaattttactacatTGATTGCAGATTGAGATAAGGTTTAGATTCAGCCAATTAATTTTGGGGTTTTCTTGCAAGAAATTCCTAATACGAGCCCCAAATAATACAGTAATTACTATTAGTGATTTCCTAACTGACTTCAGCCACAGCGGCCACTTTCAAAACAGAGTAGCCATATTTCCTAGCACTCATAGTCGAATGTCACAGCAAATCCAACATTATCTTCgatttcaggcgcaggaccaactgCGAACTTACGCAGACAATTCTTAAACTCCGGACTGTGACTGAGAATTTCTCTACAGAGAAATTGGATCGAATCAGTATTTCGTCCAGGACCTAAGTGTAACTAAACCAACGATACGGACATTTTTATGGATATATGAGTCATGAAATCACCTCGTTCAACTCTCTAGACGAGCCGCTGCAGCTGCTGATCGAGGTGTACGCCTCGAACTCCAGTTTGATCGCTTCGCACAATATCGATTCCATTGAATTCGGTTCTATTCTGAAACATAGCACCTAAACATGACATTACAATCATTAGACAATTCATCGGACGCATGAAGTGTTCGAATGTCGTCGAGGCTGTTATCGGGTCTttagaagtaaatttaaagtagaCATAAGTATTGAAGTGGACTATCTTTAGTGTATAATACAGCAGAGTTATAAGCAAATTGcatagaatatgtatttataaggtttgtttatctttaatccTTCTTTAGCATATAAATGGTTTCCCATTTTATAGGCATCAAAGcgatatataaaagtttttaaacgaTTAAATGCGAAATACCTCTCAACATCCTGTAGTATATCTCTGGCTTTGTTGACGTCGGGGTTGCTGCTCGTGGAAGGCATCTCCTCGCAGACATGCTGATCTTTAGTTTCACCGTTAGTCAAAATAGatctaaaagttaaataaatcatagaagaaataaattatatttaatattttagatcgTATTGTTGCATTAACAATGTTTGCAATGAAAATGCGACATTTATGTTCGGGTGGTTAAACATTGTGTTCTAAAACTgtaaacttttttatgtaaaagtatCGTCAAATTTTTGGACACTGTCGTGTTTGCAACCATAATAATAaccacattatttaatataatataaatgtcggTAAGTGGatgttttgatttgttttgttgatTTTCGCGACAATTTTATCTGAAAATATGATACGACAAAAATCAATTGTCTGGACATTGAGGAATATGGCGACATCACAATGCTATTTTTTTGTGTACTTCAATATGAAAAGAACAATTTCGTTCATTACATATTGGTTCCAAAATTTGCTCCAAGTGTTTCATAGTACGGTCTTTAAATACCAATTATGTGATCAGATTAACGAAATACGACACGTACGAAAGTTCGATAATTGTCAACAAATATCGAATAGAAGCGTgtgatactatatatatatatgtcttctTGAGCGCTTTCGATTCCGGTAGCGATTTTCAACAGAGTGTAATCACACTTcacacgaaaaaaaatatatagtgcaAAAACAAAAGCACTTTCTATTACCTCTTATAAATAATCAGCGTCGATCAATAGAACTTGAATATGGCGAGATTAGAGTGATCAATATCTTGATTAACGGCATCACTTGAGTGCAACACGATATCGCATACAAATCACAagagtaaagacaaataaacaattattacattGTATCGATTGATCAAATCGCAAGGCAAACATAAATAATGGATCGGATTGATTATGAACCCAACGAGGCATTCGACAATGTAATAACGGTTGGTTTATGGGTAGAACAtacttaatatgtttttgtgtATTAACTTTCCAAGAGCCCAACCTATTCCAGTGCTgccatatacaaaattattaatcgaAATAAATAGGAAGTAGGAACTATtctgtttttaatacaataacacCTTCAAGTATTAAGGGCAGTAGTTTTTATCACTTAATAACACTAAAGTCATTAAAAGCCGATCAGAAAGTcggttgtaaatatattgcaagagccgagatggttagaatgcgtgcatcttaaccgatgatttcgggttcaaacccaggcaagcaccactgaattttcatgttcttaatttgtgtttataattcatctcatgctcggcggtgaaggaaaacatcgtggggaacctgcatgtgtctaatttcaacgaaattctgccacatgtgtattccaccaacccgcattggagcagcatgctagaatatgctccaaaccttctcctcagagggagaggaggccttagcccagcagtgggaaatttacaggctgcttatgtatgttttatgtacACATTCAATTACATACAATTCTATCCCAACCTGCATTCTAACAGTGTGGTAGAACAAGTCTCAAATAGTATCCTCATTTGCTAGTCAACTTAAtatccaaaaaatattaaaaaggggGAACAACATTAACCTAGCAGTAACACATCTCATGGAGTTCTATAAAATAGGATATCACTGCCCGTAGACACtagtagaaataataatcaaagctCACATGCCACAACATactaccaaccttggtaacAAAGACCTTGTATGTCTTATACCTGTATTTGGCTCATTATCCCTTCAAACCAGGacacatcaataataattattgttgtttggtggtagaaaataTGATGAATCGAGGGTACCTatacagacgggcttgctcaaagcccatCATGtgaatactaattttatacaatatcagtttataaaaaaatcagtagAGACACAGACTTCTAAGCCTGTTGACAAAGGGTATATGAGAAGGTATTTGTTAACTTATGATgagtaatatttgtttgttgatCTTTTGTAAATTGAAGCATTTGTTTCTCTGTACTTTAAGAGTTTGCTTGCTTTTGACTTTGCTCTATTAAGAGCTATTATAGTTTAAAGTACAGAGTCCTAATGGACGGAGCAGTGCAAATAACTGTTCTCTCGGGTCACTGTTAATATACACCCAGTGTAATCATATCTACTAATATTCTAAAAGCGAAAGTTACTCTGTTTATCAGCCTGTTATGCTGAACAGCCAAACTACTAAAgagttcattataaaatttggtacaaagCAATCTGGCACTCCACGGAGAGATAGTATACTTGTTTGTATCCTTTGAAGAGGTAATGTTGGAGATAAAGGGTTACATACAAGttctttaagtatttttatcgcAATTGAATTCCAAGCCGTAGGCATAGGTTCAGATAGAATATTATCTGTACCAAACCAATTTTGAGGTATCCATATGTGACCAACTATAGGTTTCAAGATGAGATATCTCTCATAACTGTTATTACTCCGATTCTTCTACTCTCTCTACTAAACTTTCAAATCAGAAAATGTCAATACAGAGCATTGCTGATTTGTATAAAACAATGGTATCCACCAAGACAGTCCTGAAAATCTCTTCTctgacaaataaacaaaacaatcgaATGAAATTTATGTATTGACATTATTGatacatattaataagtaagAGCTAAGTCAGTTAGTAAGTTATATCCGGTAAAAGTGAATACTGTGCGTTaaacactttaaatttataccttatacTGTTCTGTTTGGGTGATTGATACATGCCCTCCACACTGTCACATATGTTGTACTGTTCCATGATTCTTTGTTCATATAATGCTTGATTGATAACTGTTTTTTCATCAATCGGATATACTTTCATTGTGTAGGGCTGTTCTGTACTTTGTACTGGTGCATATTGATTATAAACAGGCGGAGAGTTTATAGAGTTTTCCATGTCATTGTTCAGCGGTGACTGTACGGTACTGTTTGGGCTACATGTAGTACTATTGAGCACATCATACTGCAATACACTAGACTCTTGTACCGAAGGCGTATAGGAATTTGTCATATCATCGTCTCGTCTAAAATTCTTAGAACTGGACACAGAGTCATCTGAATCTTGTATCTGACGTTTTTTCGCTCTGTTTTCTTCTATTTTCCGTCTCTTCTCCGCTTTATCTTCGTCAGACATGATGAACTCCTTCACCATACCCACAGATAAGCATTTTTCTAGACGACACTTTTGGCAGAATCTTCTCGTTACCACAGTTATCTCGCAGTTATTGGAAAATGGACACTTAAACTCTTTATTTGTTAATGCGTTTCTACGAAAAAACGCCTTACAGCTTTCGCACGATATAGCGTTAAAGTTGTAACCTAAAGCCTTATCACCACACACAAGACAAATCTTTTGCAGATTTGAAGGCAGTTCTTTCTTCTGTCCACTCGTATCCTCCGTTTTAGCATTACTCTCACTTACACTATCCATTTTCACTTTTAAGTATCGTCATAACTACCACTAAGAAAAAAAAGGGTTCGAAAACTTATTGTACACTTAATCTAAAGGGACATAGACTtggttgaaatattatttatcgctCGTCATGTGAAAGTGATAATTTTACCCGTGTTGGATAATAGTTTGCCATTTTTGTTGTTACCAGATAACACGATAActcacttaaatattttgataaataaagttgtgaataatacattatatcgGGTGACTAACGTAATGTCACAAATGTgtcattattcattaaaaatttttttattatggtaCTGATTTCTGAGCAATGGTCAAACAACATTCAGCCGTCTAAAATTATAGTTATCTAATATGTTGTGCTATACTGTTAACGAGTTACgcctaacatatatatttttttggttttattaagtattaacttaaatataagtaatcttATTTTGAGGTTATagaaatattagataaatattattgaggTTGATTGAAAGAACAAAGACCTGCCCGCAAACTTGACCGCACAATTGTTCTATTTTGAAACGCTTTAAACGTTtacaatgtatgtttttttttattgtcctgtttgtttttttatataataaataaggaaagaatgttactcatgagatgacgtcagacagagaagtatggaagaaaaaGAAGACGAGCTGCCTCAAATAttttgggataagggcaggaggatgaggatGAATGTATTGAGTGTGTGTCACTTTTGGTAATATAGCtataaatacaacaaacaaataaGCTATAAGTgaaggtaaaaatataatttatttcaattatactttattgtacaccacatcgagaaaataaataaatacagcatGAATAAAGCCAAAATAAAAGAGGCGTAAAATTTtggctacatagcgatctcttccaggcaaccaacggtgTAAGTTAGGATAGCTCATAGAATACGAGGTGGGTggtgctgtaataataaataaaataacattaatctatatctaaaactaataaatcaaTCTTagaatacacatattatatatgtcaataaataaattatattatcaatacatataaaaaatatctataaatattaatatgcaaaAACTTGTCTAACGTATCGGTCCCAACTAAAGtactattgttattttttttttttaaatacatgtcaACGCACACGTTGTATTGTCATTCGGTCTGGGTTATGTATAGATAAGATTAAACTAGTACATAGGAGTGTTACTACGCAACTGGTGCATTTTCGATCATTAGTATATCTCGGCCGATAAAGGCAACGGTGCtgagaattataaaatttttatttatataaatataataagacattttgtaaaaaaaaactgcttctTTAATGAGTCAATTGTCATCTGCAAGccccttttttttaaatagtaatagaaTGCCAAAAATATACATCTAAGTAGTCTACATATTTTAGTCTTGCTTTTATGGAAATATAatctagtttaataataataagattttttttaaattatattgttcctTATGAGGAATTAGTGGTCTGGTGCACCTCATCGCCTTGCCCTATGATAGCCTCGACGCTGCTTTCGAATTTCTCTTATTAATATTCCGATGGGATGACAATCGAATCTAGAACTGAGAGATCAGGAGCCGACCCATCGGCTTTACATGTTTCCCGTGGTACTGGAATGTAGCGTTGGTAACTTTCAACTCCAGTTTTAGAATTTATAGACAACAATAAACCTGTAATGTTTGTTCTCTAGTTTGGGATTTCAACCCGTGAAGCTATGGAGCTTACCGCGTTGAAATCTAGCTTCAGACGCACAAGGACACATTTCCTTaagaattacataattaatgtcgaggaattaaacatataaaaatatttttaatcctaTTCTCTTAAATCTGTTTATAGAAAAACTTTTCCATTCGAATTCAAAATTTGTTTTCCTTAGACGACAACTTGTACATCATATTTTTCTGGGCAACGACCCTATGCCCAGCTGAGCTACGAGATTTTTACTGATTGCGGGATAATGACACTTATCTAAATATCTATCGGTatctttcatattaataatataatttaaaaaataatatgtactagaaAAGGTAACGATCAAACGAGAAGGCTATCGTATGATCGTCTATGTGGCGAAGCCCTGATGTGGCGAAGTCCattgaattaaaagaaaaaaatagtgaaATGGTGTCAGCAATCTCACGACCTCTATGCAAGAGAGTATTGGCGAACTTACGTTCTCGTTTAGAAGAGTGCCGAAGTCACGACGgtcgttatttaaattatattattt of Vanessa tameamea isolate UH-Manoa-2023 chromosome 24, ilVanTame1 primary haplotype, whole genome shotgun sequence contains these proteins:
- the LOC113399599 gene encoding nuclear hormone receptor HR96, with protein sequence MDSVSESNAKTEDTSGQKKELPSNLQKICLVCGDKALGYNFNAISCESCKAFFRRNALTNKEFKCPFSNNCEITVVTRRFCQKCRLEKCLSVGMVKEFIMSDEDKAEKRRKIEENRAKKRQIQDSDDSVSSSKNFRRDDDMTNSYTPSVQESSVLQYDVLNSTTCSPNSTVQSPLNNDMENSINSPPVYNQYAPVQSTEQPYTMKVYPIDEKTVINQALYEQRIMEQYNICDSVEGMYQSPKQNSIRSILTNGETKDQHVCEEMPSTSSNPDVNKARDILQDVERIEPNSMESILCEAIKLEFEAYTSISSCSGSSRELNEVERAKLNELIVANKALNAPIDDDISQLIGDSATAELKDGDGKHDPRLITIVNLTAIAIRRLIKMAKKINAFKNMCEEDQVALLKGGCIEMMVLRSTMTYDGQRNQWKLPHSHEQYGCIQTDVLKLAKGNIYRSHESFIRSFDPRWRTDENIILIMSAILLFTPDRAKVVHRDVIKLEQNSYYYLLRRYLESVYPGCEAKSTFLKLIQKILELRKLAEEVTGVYLDVHPIEPLLMEIFDLKHHAA